The following are from one region of the Rosistilla carotiformis genome:
- a CDS encoding 3-dehydroquinate synthase — MLMKSSDSIDISFSLPLVQRLRFTADVFGDDSQVLTDLLEPSGDMPARAQIWLDQHVADANPGIGHRIVNTLNAANDHVLLTQPPQVIAGGEASKNDPAIIDNLLRNFNDHDLDRRSYVIVIGGGAVLDAVGYAASIAHRGIRLIRIPTTTLAQADSGVGVKNAVNWFGKKNWKGTFAVPWGVINDAKILETLPDRDYRCGFSEVVKVSLLKQTTAFEQVCRDAEKICQRDPQAAAGAIRASVQMHLDHITRGGDPFETLEARPLDFGHWSAHRLESLTNYQLRHGEAVSIGLAIDCLYSARVLGLPQADCDRVLDCLQRLGLPIHHAALRDEDALLQGLEEFRQHLGGRLTITLIDAIGSPVDVHEIDFAAMRDAIAATRHLAQ, encoded by the coding sequence ATGCTGATGAAGTCTTCGGATTCGATTGATATTTCATTTTCGTTGCCCTTGGTTCAACGGCTGCGTTTTACTGCGGACGTCTTTGGTGACGATTCGCAAGTGCTGACCGATCTGCTGGAACCCTCGGGGGACATGCCAGCACGAGCGCAGATCTGGCTGGACCAGCACGTTGCCGATGCCAATCCGGGAATTGGCCACCGGATCGTCAACACACTGAACGCGGCGAACGATCATGTCCTGCTGACCCAACCTCCACAGGTAATCGCGGGGGGAGAAGCCAGCAAAAACGATCCGGCCATCATCGACAATCTGCTGCGGAATTTTAACGACCACGACTTGGATCGACGCAGCTACGTCATCGTGATCGGGGGCGGGGCGGTTTTGGACGCCGTCGGATATGCCGCGTCGATCGCCCATCGCGGTATTCGATTGATCCGCATTCCGACGACAACGCTTGCGCAAGCCGATTCGGGAGTCGGCGTAAAAAACGCGGTGAATTGGTTTGGCAAGAAGAACTGGAAAGGAACGTTTGCCGTTCCGTGGGGCGTGATCAACGATGCGAAGATCTTAGAAACGCTTCCCGATCGCGATTATCGGTGTGGATTCAGCGAAGTTGTGAAGGTCTCGTTATTGAAGCAAACCACGGCGTTTGAACAGGTCTGCCGCGATGCGGAGAAGATTTGTCAACGCGATCCGCAGGCCGCTGCCGGCGCGATTCGCGCCAGCGTGCAAATGCATCTGGATCACATCACACGAGGCGGTGATCCGTTTGAGACGCTCGAAGCCCGACCGTTGGATTTCGGACACTGGTCGGCCCATCGGCTCGAATCGTTGACCAATTATCAGCTTCGACATGGCGAAGCGGTGTCGATCGGGCTAGCCATCGATTGCCTCTATTCGGCCCGCGTCTTAGGGCTTCCGCAAGCGGATTGCGACCGGGTCCTCGATTGTTTGCAACGCCTTGGTCTTCCGATCCATCACGCGGCGCTCCGCGATGAGGACGCTTTGTTGCAGGGCTTGGAAGAGTTTCGCCAGCATCTGGGCGGGCGTTTGACGATCACTTTGATCGACGCGATCGGTAGCCCCGTCGATGTGCACGAGATCGACTTTGCCGCGATGCGCGATGCGATCGCAGCGACCCGGCACCTCGCACAGTAG
- a CDS encoding beta-ketoacyl-[acyl-carrier-protein] synthase family protein, whose amino-acid sequence MVLRKDVVITGIGVVSPIGTGVDRFWSSLIEGRSGIRNLTHVTADMLPYTYGGQLTDFDPKAYVRPRKTLKVMSRELQTAFSACVMATQQSGFDVAGTPKERIATVFGSEMLYGEPEEIQPTVARSSPEGRFQPELWGPSAMKEIFPLWMLKYLPNMAACHYGIAIGALGPNNTIVMGDTSGLSAVAESISVIQRGAADVVVTCSTGTRISLTRLLYQGSVPYGSLRDPVGSSCRPFSSDRDGLIGGEGAAAVILESREHAERRGAKPLVSIGGYSCNYGAPAAGRRGSPEALSLAIGSAIERAGATPEEIGIAVSHAMGDPMLDQIDAQVHQSIVPQAIVTAPKGAMGHLGAGCGVMEMSIAALALQHGIVPPTVNAESKDPQYGIDLAAAPRPTNASLAVQSNHSATGNAIAVVLRKE is encoded by the coding sequence ATGGTTCTTCGCAAAGACGTTGTTATCACCGGAATCGGAGTTGTCTCACCGATCGGCACGGGGGTCGATCGGTTTTGGTCGAGCTTGATCGAGGGGCGCAGCGGGATTCGCAATCTAACCCACGTTACGGCGGATATGCTGCCGTATACGTACGGCGGTCAATTAACCGATTTTGATCCCAAAGCGTACGTGCGCCCACGTAAAACACTCAAGGTGATGAGCCGCGAATTGCAAACGGCCTTCTCCGCCTGTGTGATGGCAACGCAGCAAAGCGGCTTTGATGTCGCGGGAACTCCCAAGGAACGGATCGCCACGGTCTTCGGTTCAGAGATGCTATACGGCGAACCCGAAGAGATACAGCCGACGGTGGCTCGCAGTAGTCCCGAAGGGCGGTTTCAGCCCGAACTGTGGGGTCCATCGGCGATGAAAGAGATCTTTCCGCTGTGGATGTTGAAATACTTGCCCAACATGGCGGCCTGTCACTATGGAATTGCGATCGGTGCGTTGGGGCCGAACAACACCATCGTAATGGGGGATACCTCTGGATTGTCGGCGGTCGCGGAATCGATCAGCGTCATCCAGCGCGGCGCCGCTGATGTGGTCGTCACCTGTTCCACCGGAACGCGGATCAGTCTGACACGTTTGCTGTATCAAGGTAGCGTCCCCTACGGTTCGCTACGCGATCCGGTTGGTTCCAGCTGTCGTCCGTTTTCATCGGATCGCGATGGATTGATCGGTGGGGAAGGGGCTGCGGCGGTGATCTTAGAATCGCGTGAGCATGCGGAGCGCCGCGGCGCAAAACCACTCGTCAGCATCGGCGGATATTCCTGTAATTACGGAGCACCCGCAGCGGGACGGCGCGGGTCGCCCGAGGCGCTTTCGCTAGCGATCGGCAGCGCGATCGAGCGCGCCGGTGCCACTCCGGAGGAGATCGGGATCGCCGTCAGCCACGCGATGGGGGATCCGATGCTCGATCAGATCGACGCGCAGGTCCATCAATCGATCGTTCCCCAAGCGATCGTCACGGCTCCCAAAGGGGCAATGGGGCACCTGGGGGCTGGGTGTGGCGTGATGGAGATGAGCATCGCCGCGCTGGCGTTGCAACACGGTATCGTTCCCCCGACGGTCAATGCCGAATCAAAAGATCCGCAGTATGGGATCGATCTTGCCGCAGCGCCGCGGCCAACGAATGCTTCCCTGGCAGTGCAATCGAATCACAGCGCCACGGGCAACGCAATCGCGGTTGTGCTGCGGAAGGAATAG